A region of the Phaseolus vulgaris cultivar G19833 chromosome 11, P. vulgaris v2.0, whole genome shotgun sequence genome:
GGAGATTAAATTTGCGTTTTGGATCATTCTTATTATGTGAAGAAGGTTTCTGGGTTTACATTTTTGCTGTGTTTCATTTGTAATAATCCAGGTGTATTCAAATCTTAAACTTTTTATTGTATTATGTTGTAAGCAGATTCAAATAGGGTTTCTGAATTTTGTGTGTGGTtaagagtgttgtgtgttcttttaaggttcaagatcaacactcttgatTGCTTTTgtaaaccttgtgtgtttggtttagtgaattctcagtgatttgctgagaactggatgtagctcttagttaagagtgaaccaatataaatctcaTGTACAATCTCTCTCTTTcactttgatatttgttttataaattgatttatagTGTTTTGCAATTAAATCAAATGGTTGAATTCTCATAATAATTGGtttaatttttgaataaatGTTTGTTTTGCTTTTTATAATCAGTTGAGCATATaaatcaattaatttattttattgatttttgtaAAAATCTTATGAAAACAATTCATCCCTCTTATTTTAAGTCACCTATTCtaatacattaatttattttattgatttttgtaAAAATCTTATGAAAACAATTCATCCCTCTAATTTTAAGTCACCTATTCTAATACATGTGTACCTCAGAGTGTCATGTCATCATCCTTTTAATGTTGTTAATGCCAATTTATCAAAAAAAACcaaattaaatcatttaaataatattgGGACCAtcttaaactttttaaaaatcaagAAACTAGAGTGACTTTTTACGTTTaaaatagagataaaaaaataattaaacctCTTATGAATTATTAGATTACACTTATTGGAAACATTTAAAGTTAACGTAGATCTAAATGAATTAATTGTGTTAATAATTTGGTTAGATGagtattttattatgaaaatagtAGATGTTTAGTCAAGaatattttcaacttcttggAGGTTATTCCAAATGTGTCAAGAATGATTAAAGAACAATTTtaattccaaaaataaaatttaagaaaaaatagttaatattaattttaaatgattATAACACTTAGTATTAAAAGCTGATATTAAATTGttaaattgaattatttttattcatataaatatttgtaaattaatattattattcataattatatttaatatcattctAATAACTTTAAACTATTTGTATTAAAAATAGTTTGTAATAATTATAAACTTCATATAtcacttttaaatttaaaatatatatatatatatatatatatatatatatatatatatatatcagctttttaataatgttataaaatttattacttagaaaaatagaaaagtcTGTAGGACGCGATTTTTAgtagagaagagaagagaaaaatcAATTTAGAAATGGGTCGAGGGTATGATTTTTCATAGATTTATAGTAAAAGATATATGATAAATTAAGTAATAATTAAGTTAGTTTTTGTTGATAAACTAGTTACTAATTgatacatttttaattataagttttaagttgataaattaatttattagcTAAAAAATATTGGGTAAATCTAATTGATAGTCTAATTCGTAAATGAAAACGATACAAAAGTAtatcattatataaattttattataaataaattttttgttttttatatcaaattatataattataatatttagattttttttaaaaaaatcattttttattaaaattttaatgtttCTATTTACTTTTTTAGGGTGtatattctttaaatatttaaatttaaaatgtaataaataaaaataatataacagTTAATTGattctataaaattaaaaatatttaaataaaagtaattgaagataatacaaaaatttaataaaatataaaaacaacaaaaaataaactgCAAATTATGATTTAGTTACAAGCTACAAACACAGTATAGCTTCCAAGAGTTCATTCTCCTAAAGAAATGTCGGCTGGGTTTAGTGGACTTTTTTGTTTATTCTAAAAAATCTAATGATATGtcttatgtttttgttttcttatagtttatattcaatttttataatggcttcttaatttttattaaatttattattaatttttgtaaagagaagaaaaggcaAGGCGGCAATACATGGTAATGGAGTGGTTGGCGTTCTactataaaactttaaaaatcaaataatatttttttctataacaaTAATATCTCTTTGTCctatacaataataataaatttacataGCCTCTTGATTAGTTATGACAAAAAGTCAACAACGGCTAActagaaagaaaagagagaaaacacTCCAATGTCTTCCACCCAAGATGAAGCATCCTTCATAAACGGGCATATGCCTTTTTCCACTTTCCTTCATTCTATTTCAACCATTCATCATCGTCATCACTCACACTCACACTCACACACGCCAAAGTCCAAACATGTCTACTGCAAGAAGTCACGTGCTGGCATACCCCTTCCCTACTTCCGGACACCTGATCCCCCTCTTGGACTTTTCCAAGGCCCTTGTCTCTCGCGGCGTTCAAGTCACAATTCTCGTCACCCCAAAAAACCATCCCTTGGTACCGACCAACTTTTCTCCTCTTCTCCAAACCCTGCTCCTTCCCCAAATTCAGTTTTCAAACCCCAACTTAAATAGGCTCGTCAACACGATCACCTTCATGcgccaccaccaccacccctTAATCGTCGACTGGGCCCAGGCGCAGCCCATTCCCCCTTCAGCCGTGATCTCCGATTTCTTTCTCGGTTGGACCCTCCTCCTTGCACGTGACCTCAACGTGCCGCGCCTCGTTTTCTCCCCCTCCGGCGCCGCTGCGTTTTCCCTCTCCCAATCCCTATGGCGCGACGCCCCCTTAAACGACAACCCCCAAGACCCAAATTCCGCCGTTTCGTTCCCCTACCTTCCCAACTCCCCGGTTTATCCTTGGTGGCAGATCACGCACCTGTTCACCGGGAGCCAGAGAGGAGGACCCGAATGGGAGTTTTACCGAGAGAACACGCTCTTCAACATCGACTCCTGGGGTGTCGTTTTAAACACGTTCACCGAGTTGGAACAAGTTCACATAGAGCACGTGAAGAAAGACCTCGGACACAAAAGAGTCTGGGTGGTGGGCCCGGTCTTACCGATTCAAAGCGGTTCGGCCATACCGGAAGAGCATGGTGGGAACAGCGCCGTTTCGCGAAACGACATCGTTGAGTGGCTGGACTCGTGCGGGGAATGCTCGGTTGTCTACGTGTGTTTCGGGAGCCGTACGATTCTCACGAGTTCGCAGATGGAGGTGTTGACGCGTGCTTTGGAACTCAGTGGGGTCAACTTTGTTTTGTCGGTTGGGGTTCCGGACGCGCGAGCGGTGGCGCAGGAGCAGGGTAAGGTGCCGTGTGGGTTCATGGATCGGGTGGGAGTGAAGGGGAGGGGTTTTTTGATAGAGGGGTGGGCACCGCAGTTGGTTATACTGAGCCACCGCGCGGTGGGGGTGTTTTTAACTCACTGTGGATGGAACTCGGTTTTGGAAGGGTTGGTTTCGGGGGTGGTGATGGTGACGTGGCCGATGGGTGCGGATCAATATACAAACGCGAGGCTCTTGGTGGATGAGTTGGGTATGGGGATTCGTGGTGCTGAAGGTGAGAAGCTTCCAGAGGCTAGGGAGTTGGGGGAGAGAATTGAGAAGGCTTTGGGGAGAACGAAGGAACGGGTGAGGGCTGAAGAGTTGAGGGACGCGGCGCTGCGGGCAGTTGGGAATGGTGGAAGCTCGGAGAGGGAGTTGGATGAGATGGTGAAGCTGCTGAACGAAGTTCCCTTTGAGAAAACCACCActtgaaaaattgttttttttacttaaatatttATTCAGATTATCGGCAGCATTTTAGTCTTAAAAAGTAATTACCTTTCTAATTGTTCAATCACATGGCTAGTTTCCTTCCAAAGTTTGTTTGCTAATAACAAGTAGCACTTTCTTTTTATGAGATTGAAAAGGCTCAATCCAATGTATAGGTGTTCTAATCGATGGGAATCCTACTTATTAAGTATTAATGGTTTTGAGGTCTTACGTCACGTCTAAGTTTCATTTAACCTATCATGTTGTCGTATGTTATCGTAGAATGACATGACATGACGCTTTAGAGTCCGTTATGATGTTTTAAGAGTTTTCAAACtctttgtttaaaaaaatgtttgattGAACGACCGCTTATTTAGTTGCTCCAGTGTATTAGgtgtcaaaaaaaaaaatatttaaatattgttgtgggttcataaatattttttgaaaaggtttaatctttcatttaattttcaatttcttCTTGTTTTGATCTCGTGGTTCTTCAGTGTATCATTCTCtctttcactttcttcttctATTGGTTTCTGTTTCGTGGTTTCATGTTCTTCTTTAGTTCTTCAGTGCCTTGGTCTTCCTCAAGTTTCACTGTCGTCGTCGTGGGTCGGTGTTTGCAAGGTGGAGCTCTCCATCTCTTTTCACGGTGGTTAGGTGATAAaggtaatacattttttattcaatgGATTATGAAGTGAAACATTGTTGTTGTGTGATTTTGATGATGTTGTGTGATTTTGATGTTGTTCTAGACCGTTAACTAGGATTGTCATGTTACAACAGTTGTTAGAGTGACAATAGTATGGTTTGATGATTCAGTTTTAGTTTTGAGTTTCCTGTTGAAGGAAGTTTGAAGCTTTTCTTCCATGAATGATGAACTGTTGGTATTGTTGATATTACTAGACACACTGATATAAAATTGATATATGTTTTTCACAGTGATGAAGGTAGAGCATATAAATTGTATGCTCTAATCGTTGAACAAACGAGTTTGGTAATTGTTGGTAATTGTTAAGACAAATGAGTTTTCCAATTGTTTCCCAAGACATTTTAGGATTTCATTTTGTCTAAGATTGCTTTGCTAACTTTTGATTTGGACCGATGGGGTTGTTAATAAGCTTACAATCCATTAAGCTTGTTTTTTTTGTAGGATATCCAAGGCATAAGTTCTCAATGTTTTCGTTGGATTGAGCCACTTGTATTGCGATGAAGTATTTTAGATAGCAACCACCTTCTTCCTAGGTGGAAAAGTAACCACAAAATTAAGTCAACTAAGACAGTGGCAGTATGTTAAGAAAACTTTTTCAACAAATGTCACGTGACTGTTCCGATTGGTTGGGGTGGGGCATGAGGTAGGGAGAAAGTGGGTCAAATAAGGTTTTTAGAAGCCATGAGTGTAGGGCAGTGTCAAGTAAGCACAAAATTCACTCAATTTAGGGACTGATAGTATGTGGTTAGCCTAGTGGAATATGTGGTTGGGGTGGGCATGATGTGGGCAAAATGTGCGTTAGATCAGGTTTTTAGAGTCCATCAGCTTATTGAGTGTGTTTCTATCAGTTGGGAGACCATGAACATTTTCCATCTGCTCAATTTCCTGCATGTATTGCATCTTGAGCTTTGAGGCTGTTGTTAGTAGAGGATAATTTTTGAAACACTCTACAGGCAAGGCCAATGGCcaatgtaaaaatataattcCAAAAGCCAAAATTAAAACAGCTTTGTACAACTAGATTAATTGAAAATAGAACACAATAGGGTAACATCATCATAAAAACTACACGCAAATTACCTATTACCCCAACTCTGTGTTCTGCACAGATATGTATTAGGTCTTTCATGTTGTTGACAACCTTTGAAATCTGTCAAGCATTGTAGCAAGTAATATAAGGGTTGAGAAAATACATAGCATAACAAATCAGAGGTTTTCTCTATAGTACTCAACACTATACATTAATTTTTGAGCTAGAATTTAATAGCATACCTGCAAACATCTCACATATCTTTTAGAAAAACCCAAGTCATTAAATGATTGCAACTCCAAAATCTTTGCAAGCTGGCGCTCTGCTGTCAATACCCTGATGCAAAATAAACATTACATTAAAGCTTTGAAGCTTGAGTCCAGTGTCATTGTAATTGTTTGTTACCTAGATCTGGCATAGACTGTTTTAACCAACAGATACTTTTTAACAAAGCATTGTTATAAAATGCTCAAAAAGAGAGTGGTGGTTGACAAAAGGGAATGAGAATCTAAATTTGTaatctatatttaaaaaataccatGAGATGCTCTTAATTTTGAATAAGCTCATTGTAAAAATATGAACGTGTGACTTTGCATCTCTGTATGTATAAAAAATGCTATTTCTATGACGTAGGGCACCATAATGCAACCAAACATGCCCACAGGGTAAAATCTTATACTACAATAAGATCTTTTTGTTTCCAATTTTACAATTAATGATTTCCAACAATACTTTTTTCCTTTGATTTTACCCCTGGTTATATACAGTTGGATAACCCTTCAATAAACCCAATAAATATAAAGAAACATAGTTTGCACCATATCCTTTCTATAGAGCTGTTTTTATCCATCTATATACCGAAATCACAGTATGCACCATGAGTGTAGGACAGTGTCCAGTGATCACAAATTGACTCAACTTAGAGGATTGTTgtatgtggtgaccctagtaggaatatgtggtgaccacATTAGACTTCCTGCAAGTCCCTGTGCAAACTTATTCTGGAAATGTGAAGTGTGTGTTGGTGTTGGTTGGGGTGGGCATGATGTGGGCAAAAAATGCGTTAGATAAGGTTTTTAGAGTCCATGAGTGTAGGGCAGTGTCCAGTAATCACAAATTCAGTCAACTTAGAGGATTGTTGTATGTGATGACGAATATGTAGTGACCACATTATACCTCATGCACAGTCCCTGTGCAAACTTATTATGGAAATGTGAAAAGCATGTTGGTGTTGGTTGGGGTGGGCATGATGTGGGCAGAAAATGTGTTATATCAGGTTTTGAGAGTCCATGAGTGTAGGGCAGTGTCCAGTGATCACATATTCACTCAACTTAGAGGATtgcagtatgtggtgacccacattagATTTCCTGTACAAACCCAGTGCAAATTTATTTTGGAAATGTGAAGTGCGTGTTGGTTGGGGTGGGCATGATGTGGGTAGAAAGTGAGTTAGATCAGATTTTTAGAGTCCATGAGTCTAGAACAGTGTCCAGTgatcacaaattcactcaacttagTGGATtgcagtatgtggtgacccaagTAGGAACATCTGGTGACCCACATTAGACTTCCTGTACAGACCTAGTGCAAACTTATTCTGGAAATGTGAAGTGCGTGTTGGTTGGGATGTGCATGATGTAGGCAAAAAGTGAGTTAGATCAGATTTTTAGAGTCCATGAGTGTAGGGCAATGTCCAGTgatcacaaattcactcaacttagTGGATtgcagtatgtggtgacccaagTAGGAACATCTGGTGACCCACACTACACTTCATATACAGACCCAGTGCAAACTTATTCTGGAAATTTGAAGTGCGTGTTGGTTGGGTGGGCATGATGTGGGCAGAAAGTGTGTTAGATCAGGTTTTTAGAGTCCATGAGTGTAGGGCAGTGTCCAGTGATCACATATTCACTCAACTTGAGG
Encoded here:
- the LOC137817839 gene encoding UDP-glycosyltransferase 89B2-like; the encoded protein is MSTARSHVLAYPFPTSGHLIPLLDFSKALVSRGVQVTILVTPKNHPLVPTNFSPLLQTLLLPQIQFSNPNLNRLVNTITFMRHHHHPLIVDWAQAQPIPPSAVISDFFLGWTLLLARDLNVPRLVFSPSGAAAFSLSQSLWRDAPLNDNPQDPNSAVSFPYLPNSPVYPWWQITHLFTGSQRGGPEWEFYRENTLFNIDSWGVVLNTFTELEQVHIEHVKKDLGHKRVWVVGPVLPIQSGSAIPEEHGGNSAVSRNDIVEWLDSCGECSVVYVCFGSRTILTSSQMEVLTRALELSGVNFVLSVGVPDARAVAQEQGKVPCGFMDRVGVKGRGFLIEGWAPQLVILSHRAVGVFLTHCGWNSVLEGLVSGVVMVTWPMGADQYTNARLLVDELGMGIRGAEGEKLPEARELGERIEKALGRTKERVRAEELRDAALRAVGNGGSSERELDEMVKLLNEVPFEKTTT